In the Pirellulales bacterium genome, GTGGTAAAGCGTGCTGAGCACTCCCTCGAACGTGTGCGGCCCGCAATAGTCGCGGTCGTTGGGATCAGACGACGCGAGGCACTGTCTCTTGGGATCGAAAATCGCGAACCGCACGACGAGCAGATCGAGATAGCCGTCGCGATCGTAATCGAAAAATGCGCAGGACGAACTCCAATGATGCGTCTTCGGATCGAAACCGGCGGCCGCGGTCCGATCGGTGAAAGTGCCGTCGCCGTTGTTGTGATAGAACCGGTCGGCGCCGAAGCTCGAGATGAAGACATCGGGTAAGCCCCTGTTTTCCACGTCCCCCACCGCGACCCCGTGCGCATAGCCGCCGCTCACCAGCCCTCCGGCATGCGGCACCTCCTTGAATGTGCCGTCCGGCTGCTGATGGAAGAGCCGATTTGGGACCGGAGTGTCGAATTTTCCCGGCGGTCCGTGGCAGATTTGTAGAATGTCGAGCCGGCCGTCGTTGTCGTAATCGAACAACGCGATCCCGCCGGGAGTGATCTCGGGCGTCATGTAGGTGCCGTCCGGCCAGGGTTCGCTGGGACGCTTGAAACCGAGTTGCTCGGTGACTTCGGTCAGCAGCGGCGGGTCGTCGGTCGCCGTCGAGCGATTTGAGGCGGCGGGATCAGCGGGCCGAGTCGTTGCCGTGGATACGCTATTTGACCCATTCAATGCGGGCGTCTCGCCGCAGCCCACAAGCATCGGCATGAGCCCGCATAGCAGAACGAGCGGCCGGCAAAAACGTCGACAGACTAAGCGGATCATTTTTGCGGCGCCTCGCTCGGCTTCGTCAATTTGGCAAGCCAACGTTTGGACTCCTCGGCGTATGCGAATGGACCTCGGCCACCGACGGCTTGGCGCAGCATACGGAGCGATTCGTCGCGTTGGCCGCGGTCGAACTCAACCTTGGCGATGAAATAAGCCGTGTCGCGGCTGATCGATCCCCGAGCGGCCGCGGCTCGGAGATGGCGCTCCGCCTCGTCGGTCTTGCCGAGCTTGAATTCGATCCAGCCGAGGGTCGATTCGGCCTCGCCGCTCTGCGGCGCGGCGCGGAGATTGCCCTCCGCCATTTCCAATGCTCGTCGCAGCTTGCTCGAGTCGGTCTGCTCCGCCAGAAGCAAGGCCAACTGATTGCTGGCGGAAAAACTGCCGGGCGCCTGCTCGAGAACGCTTTCGAATTGATGCTGCGCTCGCGTGTCGTCGTGCTGAAGTCGGGCGACGGTGCCGACCGCGAGCTTGACTTCGAGCGAACTCGGATCAATCTTCTCGGCGGCGGCAAATTCGGCGGCGGCCTCATCCAGCTCCCCTTGATCCAACCACCACTTGCCCATGGCCAGGCGAGCGCGAACGTCGTGCGGCGATTCCTCCACGGCGCGCGTCAACCATTTCTCGACCTCCTTTGAGTTGCCGATTTGGCGATAGATCTCGGCCATCAGGCTGGCCGCGGGCGGCAAGGAGGGATCGGCCTTCACAGCCGCTTGCAATTCCTTTAGGGCCTCGTCGGTCTTCCCAGCGCCGATGAGCGCCTCCGCCATTCGCCGGTGCGCCGTGGAATTCTTTGGCTGGGCATCGAGCAAGATCGCCAACTGCTTTTGAGCCGCGCCCCATTGGCCGCGCATCTTCGCGACCATCGCCAATCCCAGATAATACTGCGAGGTCAACGATGCCTTTCGGCCGGCATCCGCGGAGTATTTGGCCAGCAGCGGGCCGCTCGCCGCGAATTGGGCCTCGGCATCGCTCAGCCGTCGCTCAAAGACGGCGATGTCGCCAAAGATCAGATGCGGCTCGGGGTCGTCCGGCGATTCGAGCACGGCGAGTTCGAGTTGTTCGAGACCGGCGGCCTTTTGACGATCGGAGAAAAACAGATTAGCCAGCATCACCCGCGGCGGCGCTAAGCTAGCATTCTTCGCGCTGGCGGCTTTCAGCAATTCAAACGCTCCCTCCGGATTCCCGCCCTCGAAACGCTTGATGGCGTCGAGCACCTCCTGGGGCCGCTTCGCAGCAGGAGCTTGTTCCGGCGTGGTCGGATTTCGCTCAATCGGCGCGGCGGCAAGTGTGCCGGCGACAAACGACATCGCGATCGCGGGCAAAGCCAGCCAGAGTCGACCGACGATTCGCCTCGAACTGTACAGGCGAAGCGAGCGAATGGATTGAACTCGGAACAATGGTTCTAACGACCTTGCGGTGCGATTCATCATTTTCATACCTCACTTTAAACAGGCACTCCGAAGCTGGCAAGCATACCATCAATCCGCGGAACATCCGATGGTTGCAATCCTCGCGATTCCAAGTTCTAATTGGAAAGTAGCTCGCGCGGCTGGCTTGGTCGCCGCGGCTCTCATCGACGCTTTTGGTTCGCCAGCCGCGATCATTTCCTCCGGTCCCCCAGACCGCACGCACGTCAACGACGACCAATCCCTTGCTTATCGCCGCCGAGCATCAGAAGCTGCACGCCATCTACAAGCCGGACGACAACGCCCGCAACCGCGCCATCGCCCTGGCCCGTCAAGGATACCCCGCCGCCAACGCCGCCGCGGAGATGATCGTGATTTATCCGCTGAATCGATCCAAGGAAGCGAAGCCGGAAATGAACGCGAATGAACGCGAATAGAAGCCTCGCCGTGTTTCCGTGAATTTCCGTTCATTTCCGGCTATTTCAACTCCTGTTCCCTTCAAAACCGATGACTGAACCGAACAAAAACGAAAAGCTCGCACAGGCAGTCCCCGTTGCGGCGCCAGTTGAAGCTGAAGAGCAGAACGATCACGAGATCGGCCGGTCGCTGCGCAATTCGCTCATCGTCCTGGCTGTGCTGGGAGTGGCGACCGGCGGCACCGTCTGGTGGTTGAATCGCGTTCCGACTCAGCACATCAGCGATCCTGCTCCGCTAGCCACGGTGGCAACGCGCGAGCGGCCCAAGCTGGCGCCACCGCAGGTCACCTTCACCGACATTACCAAGCAGGCCGGCATTCACTTCGTCCACACCAACGGCGCCGAAGGACAGAAGCTGCTCCCCGAGACGATGGGCGCCGGCTGCGCGTTTATCGACTACGACAACAGCGGGCGACAGAGCCTGCTTTTGATCAACGGCACGCAATGGCCCAGTTCGCGCACCGCCAACGCGCCGCCGGCCACGATGGCCCTCTACCGCAACAATGGCGACGGCACCTTCACCGACGTGACCAAAGCGGTCGGCCTCGATCTGCCGTTCTACGGCATGGGGGTCGCCTGCGGGGACTATGACAACGACGGCTGGGTCGATATCTTCGTCACCGCCGTCGGAAAGAACCATCTCTTCCACAACGACCACGGCAAGTTCAAGGAGGTGACCGACGAGGCCGGCGTCGGCGGCAGTCCGAACCAATGGAGCACGAGCGCTGCTTTCGTCGATTACGACAACGACGGTCGGCTCGATCTATTCGTCTGCAACTACGTGAAATGGTCGAAGGAGATCGATCTGGCGCAGGATTTCAAGCTCGTCGGAGTCGGCCGCGCTTATGGCCCGCCGCTCAGCTTCGAGGGGGC is a window encoding:
- a CDS encoding tetratricopeptide repeat protein; translation: MSFVAGTLAAAPIERNPTTPEQAPAAKRPQEVLDAIKRFEGGNPEGAFELLKAASAKNASLAPPRVMLANLFFSDRQKAAGLEQLELAVLESPDDPEPHLIFGDIAVFERRLSDAEAQFAASGPLLAKYSADAGRKASLTSQYYLGLAMVAKMRGQWGAAQKQLAILLDAQPKNSTAHRRMAEALIGAGKTDEALKELQAAVKADPSLPPAASLMAEIYRQIGNSKEVEKWLTRAVEESPHDVRARLAMGKWWLDQGELDEAAAEFAAAEKIDPSSLEVKLAVGTVARLQHDDTRAQHQFESVLEQAPGSFSASNQLALLLAEQTDSSKLRRALEMAEGNLRAAPQSGEAESTLGWIEFKLGKTDEAERHLRAAAARGSISRDTAYFIAKVEFDRGQRDESLRMLRQAVGGRGPFAYAEESKRWLAKLTKPSEAPQK
- a CDS encoding VCBS repeat-containing protein codes for the protein MTEPNKNEKLAQAVPVAAPVEAEEQNDHEIGRSLRNSLIVLAVLGVATGGTVWWLNRVPTQHISDPAPLATVATRERPKLAPPQVTFTDITKQAGIHFVHTNGAEGQKLLPETMGAGCAFIDYDNSGRQSLLLINGTQWPSSRTANAPPATMALYRNNGDGTFTDVTKAVGLDLPFYGMGVACGDYDNDGWVDIFVTAVGKNHLFHNDHGKFKEVTDEAGVGGSPNQWSTSAAFVDYDNDGRLDLFVCNYVKWSKEIDLAQDFKLVGVGRAYGPPLSFEGAHCYLYHNNGDGTFTDVSAQAGIQVKNPATGVPVGKSLGVIPIDLDGDGLIDLVVANDTVQNFVFHNLGGGKFEEIGATTGIAFDPSGNARGAMGIDAAWFRNDRTLGIAIGNFANEMSSLYVSQRSPLQFADEAIATGLGPPSRQWLKFGTVFFDYDLDGRLDLLTANGHLEEEISKVQASQQYRQPPQLFWNCGRDSRTEFLAVPPEKCGTDFARPLVGRGCAVADIDGDGDLDVVLTSVAGPPRLLRNDQRTGHHWLRLKL